A section of the Brevundimonas sp. AJA228-03 genome encodes:
- the dapF gene encoding diaminopimelate epimerase, protein MQASTPFVKMNGAGNDFVVVNALETPFTPDGDRVRALANRQTGQGFDQLIAIEPSDRADAFMRVWNADGGVVETCGNALRCVGWMLMQANGTDSVTIDTLGGTTIARRAGPDRVTVDMGAPRLDWREIPLAEEMDTRGIELQIGPIDDPVMHTPGAVSMGNPHVVFFTDRLDDVFVTGAGSMIEHHPLFPQGVNVGFAHVLGQDRIRLRVWERGAGLTRACGTGACAALVAASRRGLTGRSATVVVDGGELRIDWDEGTGHVLMTGPVEIERTGHLG, encoded by the coding sequence ATGCAGGCCTCCACCCCCTTCGTGAAGATGAACGGCGCGGGCAACGACTTCGTCGTCGTCAATGCGCTGGAGACGCCGTTCACGCCGGACGGCGACCGGGTCAGGGCGCTGGCGAACCGCCAGACGGGCCAAGGTTTCGACCAGCTGATCGCCATCGAACCGTCGGACCGCGCGGACGCCTTCATGCGGGTGTGGAATGCCGACGGCGGCGTGGTCGAGACCTGCGGCAATGCGCTGCGCTGCGTCGGCTGGATGCTGATGCAGGCCAACGGCACCGACAGCGTCACCATCGACACCCTGGGCGGCACGACAATTGCCCGCCGTGCCGGACCGGACCGGGTCACCGTCGACATGGGCGCGCCCCGGCTGGACTGGCGCGAGATCCCCCTGGCCGAGGAGATGGATACGCGCGGCATCGAGCTGCAGATCGGGCCGATCGACGATCCCGTCATGCATACGCCCGGTGCCGTCAGCATGGGCAATCCGCACGTCGTCTTCTTCACCGACCGGCTGGACGACGTCTTCGTCACCGGCGCGGGGTCGATGATCGAGCACCACCCCCTGTTTCCGCAGGGCGTGAACGTCGGCTTCGCCCATGTGCTTGGGCAGGATCGTATCCGTCTGAGGGTCTGGGAGCGCGGGGCCGGCCTGACCCGGGCGTGCGGGACGGGGGCCTGTGCAGCGCTGGTGGCGGCCTCACGCCGGGGGCTGACGGGGCGGAGCGCGACCGTGGTCGTCGACGGTGGCGAACTGCGGATCGACTGGGACGAGGGTACCGGTCACGTCCTGATGACCGGCCCGGTGGAGATCGAGCGCACGGGTCACCTGGGCTGA
- a CDS encoding DUF1674 domain-containing protein: MTDNAPTPALNDNAAQETPPRVLTDAARRALAEAAERRAAIGAQALPEEHGGPRGPEPTRYGDWEKKGLAIDF, from the coding sequence GTGACCGACAACGCTCCCACGCCAGCCCTCAACGACAATGCAGCGCAGGAAACGCCGCCGCGGGTCCTGACCGACGCCGCCCGCCGCGCCCTGGCCGAGGCCGCCGAACGACGCGCCGCGATCGGGGCCCAGGCTCTTCCGGAGGAGCACGGCGGACCCCGCGGACCCGAGCCGACGCGCTACGGCGACTGGGAGAAGAAGGGACTGGCGATCGACTTCTGA
- a CDS encoding argininosuccinate synthase, whose amino-acid sequence MAKASEKPVRKVVLAYSGGLDTSIILKWLQTEYNAEVVTFTADLGQGEELAPAREKALKMGIKPENIFIDDLREEFVRDFVFPMFRANALYEGQYLLGTSIARPLIAKRQIEIARMVGADAVCHGATGKGNDQVRFELGYYALEPDIRVIAPWREWEYRSREALLDFAEKNQIPISKDKRGEAPFSVDANLLHSSSEGKVLEDPAVEAPEFVHQRTISPEDAPDRPHVFTMTFEKGDAVAIDGEAMSPATLLTKLNALGHDNGVGRLDLVENRYVGMKSRGVYETPGGTILLAAHRGIESITLDRGAMHLKDELAVKYAQMIYNGFWFAPEREMLQAAIDHSQQKVSGTVRIKLYKGNVSVIGRESANSLYDQDLVTFEEGVQAYDHNDAAGFIKLNALRLRVLAKRNAR is encoded by the coding sequence ATGGCCAAGGCCTCCGAAAAACCCGTCAGGAAGGTCGTCCTGGCCTATTCCGGCGGTCTGGACACCTCGATCATCCTGAAATGGCTCCAGACCGAGTACAATGCCGAGGTCGTGACCTTCACCGCCGACCTGGGTCAGGGCGAGGAACTGGCCCCGGCACGCGAAAAAGCCCTGAAGATGGGCATCAAGCCCGAGAACATCTTCATCGACGACCTGCGCGAGGAGTTCGTGCGCGACTTCGTCTTCCCGATGTTCCGCGCCAACGCCCTGTATGAAGGTCAGTACCTGCTCGGCACCTCGATCGCGCGGCCGCTGATCGCCAAGCGCCAGATCGAGATCGCCCGAATGGTCGGCGCCGACGCCGTCTGTCACGGTGCGACCGGCAAGGGCAACGATCAGGTCCGCTTCGAGCTGGGCTATTATGCGCTGGAGCCGGACATCCGCGTCATCGCCCCCTGGCGCGAGTGGGAATACCGCAGCCGCGAGGCCCTGCTGGACTTCGCCGAGAAGAACCAGATCCCGATCTCGAAGGACAAGCGCGGCGAGGCCCCGTTCAGCGTCGACGCCAACCTTCTGCACTCCTCGTCCGAGGGCAAGGTGCTGGAGGATCCGGCTGTCGAGGCCCCGGAGTTCGTGCATCAGCGCACCATCTCGCCCGAAGACGCGCCGGACCGGCCGCACGTCTTCACCATGACCTTCGAAAAGGGCGACGCGGTCGCCATCGACGGCGAGGCCATGAGCCCGGCCACCCTGCTGACGAAGCTCAACGCACTCGGCCACGACAACGGCGTGGGCCGCCTGGACCTGGTCGAGAACCGCTACGTCGGCATGAAGTCGCGCGGGGTCTATGAGACGCCGGGCGGCACCATCCTGCTGGCGGCGCACCGGGGCATCGAGTCCATCACCCTGGATCGCGGGGCCATGCACCTGAAGGACGAGCTGGCGGTCAAATACGCCCAGATGATCTACAACGGCTTCTGGTTCGCGCCGGAGCGCGAGATGCTGCAGGCCGCCATCGACCACAGCCAGCAAAAGGTCTCGGGTACCGTCCGCATCAAGCTCTACAAGGGCAATGTCTCGGTCATCGGCCGCGAGAGCGCCAACAGCCTCTACGATCAGGATCTGGTCACCTTCGAGGAAGGCGTTCAGGCCTATGACCACAACGACGCCGCCGGCTTCATCAAGCTGAACGCCCTTCGCCTGCGGGTTCTGGCCAAACGCAACGCCCGCTGA
- a CDS encoding DUF6356 family protein translates to MFRPLTRLFVDHPREVGESYLHHAVAASRFGFRLAGLSGAAFVHALVPGLHRTTVSTEIKAMADDLGYRAEVARETRMAEAGAFDPGL, encoded by the coding sequence ATGTTCCGGCCCCTGACCCGCCTGTTCGTCGATCATCCCCGGGAGGTCGGCGAGAGCTATCTGCACCACGCGGTCGCCGCCTCGCGCTTCGGGTTCCGGCTTGCGGGCCTGTCCGGCGCGGCCTTCGTGCATGCCCTGGTGCCCGGGCTGCACAGGACGACCGTCTCGACCGAGATCAAGGCCATGGCCGACGACCTCGGCTATCGCGCAGAGGTCGCCCGCGAGACGCGGATGGCCGAGGCCGGCGCCTTCGATCCCGGTCTCTGA
- a CDS encoding CaiB/BaiF CoA-transferase family protein: protein MTPMPQALAGVRVLDLSRVLAGPWATQLLADLGAEVIKIERPGVGDDTRAWGPPFITRTDGSRGDSAYFMCANRGKKSVALDMASTEGADTIRRLAATCDVVVENFKVGGLARYGLDYASLSKDRPGDRPALVYCSITGFGQTGPRAHQAGYDYMIQAMGGLMSVTGQPDGTPGAEPMKVGVAVVDLATGLYASNAILAALLHARSTGQGQHIDIALFDVQAAMLANQATNYFVSGVAPSRMGNAHPNLVPYQPFPCTDGMVVIAVGNDAQFRALCGVLGADALAGDDRYATNAGRIEHRAELVAALSARTRGLTMGALMATLEPAGVPCGPVNTIDQVFDEPQAKHRGLEVEQSRADLSQLVRTVASPIRLSQTPMRYDVPPPALGQDTDAVLASIRPDDAAPVRQADTE from the coding sequence ATGACGCCGATGCCCCAGGCCCTGGCGGGCGTTCGCGTGCTCGACCTGTCGCGCGTTCTGGCGGGACCCTGGGCCACCCAGTTGCTGGCCGATCTGGGGGCCGAGGTCATCAAGATCGAACGGCCGGGCGTGGGCGACGACACCCGCGCCTGGGGCCCGCCCTTCATCACCCGGACCGATGGTTCGCGTGGCGACAGCGCCTATTTCATGTGCGCCAACCGGGGCAAGAAGTCGGTCGCACTGGACATGGCCTCGACCGAAGGCGCCGATACGATCCGGCGGCTGGCCGCGACCTGCGATGTGGTCGTGGAGAACTTCAAGGTCGGCGGCCTGGCCAGGTACGGACTGGACTATGCCTCCCTGTCGAAGGACCGGCCCGGGGATCGACCCGCCCTTGTGTATTGCTCAATCACCGGCTTTGGCCAGACCGGCCCGCGCGCGCATCAGGCCGGCTACGACTATATGATCCAGGCCATGGGCGGGCTGATGAGCGTCACCGGCCAGCCCGACGGCACCCCCGGGGCCGAACCGATGAAGGTCGGGGTCGCCGTGGTCGATCTGGCCACCGGGCTTTATGCCTCGAACGCTATCCTCGCCGCCCTGCTGCATGCCCGGTCGACCGGACAGGGCCAGCATATCGACATCGCCCTGTTCGACGTCCAGGCCGCCATGCTGGCCAATCAGGCGACGAATTACTTCGTGTCCGGCGTCGCCCCGAGCCGGATGGGCAATGCCCACCCCAACCTCGTGCCCTATCAGCCCTTTCCGTGCACGGACGGCATGGTCGTGATCGCCGTCGGCAACGACGCGCAGTTCCGCGCCCTGTGCGGCGTGCTGGGAGCGGACGCCCTGGCCGGCGACGACCGCTATGCCACCAACGCGGGCCGGATCGAACATCGCGCCGAGCTGGTCGCGGCGCTCTCGGCGCGGACGCGCGGCCTGACGATGGGCGCGCTGATGGCGACGCTGGAACCTGCCGGCGTCCCCTGCGGCCCGGTCAACACCATCGACCAGGTCTTCGACGAGCCCCAGGCGAAGCATCGCGGGCTGGAGGTCGAGCAATCGCGTGCCGATCTTTCGCAACTGGTCCGGACCGTGGCCTCGCCGATCCGTTTGTCGCAGACGCCCATGCGGTACGACGTCCCGCCCCCGGCCCTTGGGCAGGACACAGACGCCGTTCTGGCGTCGATCCGGCCTGACGACGCGGCCCCCGTGAGGCAGGCCGACACGGAGTGA